In Juglans microcarpa x Juglans regia isolate MS1-56 chromosome 8D, Jm3101_v1.0, whole genome shotgun sequence, the following are encoded in one genomic region:
- the LOC121242180 gene encoding uncharacterized protein LOC121242180, which produces MKFAWKILVDNSLWSNFFTAKYIRNKHVSLVDSHKGTRFWKSVIQCIPDVLWLTKWRIKEGKVSFWRDWWFDEGPLVQLQLILERPNLMIKECRLEAGWDTQLVRSLVGDGKVEQVMQVLNKCRQGADLLVWSENADGKFSSKSAWECIRIKAPKNRWSDWVWHPCMPKKFSVTMWKAIRNGLSVDDRIKNVGIPVVSKCNCCTDGGYEDLEHVLVDG; this is translated from the coding sequence atgaaatttgcttggaaaaTTCTTGTGGATAACTCATTGTGGTCTAATTTTTTTACGGCTAAATACATTCGGAATAAGCATGTATCATTGGTGGATTCTCACAAAGGAACACGGTTTTGGAAATCGGTTATTCAATGCATTCCTGATGTTCTTTGGTTGACGAAGTGGAGGATAAAGGAGGGGAAGGTATCTTTCTGGAGGGACTGGTGGTTTGATGAGGGTCCGCTGGTGCAGCTACAGCTAATTTTGGAGAGACCAAACCTTATGATTAAAGAATGTAGACTTGAAGCAGGATGGGATACTCAGCTTGTTCGAAGTCTTGTGGGAGATGGTAAAGTTGAACAAGTTATGCAGGTTTTGAATAAGTGCAGGCAAGGGGCAGATTTACTGGTGTGGTCGGAGAATGCGGATGGCAAGTTCTCGTCTAAAAGCGCTTGGGAATGTATAAGGATTAAAGCACCAAAAAATAGATGGTCCGATTGGGTTTGGCATCCTTGTATGCCAAAAAAATTTTCGGTAACTATGTGGAAAGCTATTCGTAATGGCCTTAGTGTGGATGACAGGATAAAAAATGTTGGGATTCCTGTGGTGTCAAAATGTAACTGCTGCACAGATGGAGGTTATGAAGACCTAGAGCATGTTTTGGTGGATGGATAG